A single region of the Nitrosospira multiformis ATCC 25196 genome encodes:
- a CDS encoding ParA family protein has translation MPTIVFASSKGGAGKTTAAIILASEFARQGAAVTLIDADPNQHSAKWALKLGCPANISLVENTNEESIIEDIEEAEAKTAFVLVDLEGTASMAVASAISRADLVITLCQGSQDDADEAAKTIKLIKRQSKLLQRPINFSVLMTRTNPAITPRTLRHIMGEFEAAGVHIFTTSLIDREAFRAMRSFGGTVNDLNPKEVSGIEKAAQNVRELAKEVIARLKEGQKQERISAHG, from the coding sequence ATGCCAACCATAGTTTTTGCTTCCAGTAAGGGCGGGGCGGGAAAAACCACTGCCGCAATCATTCTGGCATCCGAATTTGCAAGACAGGGGGCAGCAGTCACGCTTATTGATGCCGACCCCAACCAGCACAGCGCGAAATGGGCATTAAAACTGGGCTGCCCTGCGAATATCTCTCTTGTGGAGAATACAAACGAAGAAAGCATTATTGAAGACATCGAGGAGGCCGAGGCAAAAACCGCTTTTGTCCTGGTTGACCTGGAAGGAACGGCAAGCATGGCGGTAGCAAGCGCCATAAGCCGCGCTGATCTGGTTATTACCCTGTGTCAGGGTTCACAGGATGATGCCGATGAAGCAGCAAAAACCATCAAGCTTATCAAGCGGCAATCTAAACTCCTGCAACGCCCCATCAATTTTTCTGTTCTGATGACCCGTACCAATCCGGCCATTACCCCGCGAACGCTACGCCATATCATGGGCGAGTTTGAAGCGGCGGGAGTGCATATTTTTACAACCAGCCTCATTGACCGTGAAGCCTTTCGCGCTATGCGCTCTTTCGGCGGCACCGTAAATGATTTGAATCCGAAAGAGGTTTCCGGCATTGAGAAGGCAGCTCAGAATGTCCGCGAGCTGGCTAAGGAGGTTATAGCCAGGCTGAAAGAAGGGCAGAAGCAGGAAAGGATTAGCGCACATGGGTAA
- a CDS encoding PEP-CTERM sorting domain-containing protein (PEP-CTERM proteins occur, often in large numbers, in the proteomes of bacteria that also encode an exosortase, a predicted intramembrane cysteine proteinase. The presence of a PEP-CTERM domain at a protein's C-terminus predicts cleavage within the sorting domain, followed by covalent anchoring to some some component of the (usually Gram-negative) cell surface. Many PEP-CTERM proteins exhibit an unusual sequence composition that includes large numbers of potential glycosylation sites. Expression of one such protein has been shown restore the ability of a bacterium to form floc, a type of biofilm.), translating to MFSKIAFTATLLLSQISLASAAIVNFDDLDASGGDLVLDTLSPYQGFTWTNFSAYTSIPGFPGFNNGIVSPDNAAYSGGESFGPIVTPVIGKIEADDPFDFVSAYLGSGYYDDLSLTVQGRLNGTLLFTTTLTLDTAAPLFVNFGFTGINELNFFAAATGSTTDPFQCGTVNCTQFTLDNLTFAPGSTTPPPNPLPEPSSLALLCLGGAGAWALRRRKVKA from the coding sequence ATGTTTTCCAAAATCGCTTTTACTGCCACCCTCCTGCTTTCCCAGATTTCCCTTGCTTCTGCCGCCATCGTCAATTTCGATGATCTTGACGCTTCAGGCGGCGATCTGGTTCTGGATACCCTGAGCCCTTATCAGGGTTTCACCTGGACTAATTTCTCGGCCTATACGAGCATTCCCGGCTTTCCCGGATTCAATAACGGCATTGTCTCCCCCGATAATGCCGCCTATAGCGGGGGTGAGTCGTTCGGCCCGATCGTTACTCCCGTTATCGGCAAAATAGAAGCCGACGATCCCTTCGACTTTGTTAGCGCTTATCTGGGTTCCGGCTATTACGATGATCTGAGCCTCACGGTGCAGGGCAGGCTGAATGGAACTTTGCTGTTCACAACAACCCTGACCCTCGATACGGCTGCTCCCCTGTTTGTAAACTTTGGCTTCACCGGCATCAACGAACTGAATTTCTTCGCGGCTGCAACTGGCTCCACAACGGACCCGTTCCAGTGCGGCACAGTGAACTGCACGCAATTCACACTGGATAACCTGACCTTCGCACCAGGTTCGACCACGCCACCGCCCAACCCGCTACCTGAGCCTTCAAGCCTCGCCTTGCTCTGTTTGGGAGGGGCGGGAGCGTGGGCTCTGCGCCGCAGGAAAGTCAAGGCATGA